GCGTGTTGCGGAGATCCGTTTCTATCCGTTCCTACTTTTTGTCGAACGTGCCCTGGCCCTTGTAGTTCCCCACGTATCCGGTGTTTTCCGCCTTGTCCGAGCGGCCGGCCGCGCCCTTACCCTTCCCAGAGTCGTCAAACCGCTCCTTGTGGGCCCCGGTGTACTTGGAAGCGTCCGTCATCTTGTCAACTCCGCCGGTCTTGGAAATCGCCTAAACCAACAGAAAAACGTAAAAGGGTCTTTATAAAATGAcattggaaaatgttttaagatcAGCAAAATTTGAGAAGCATTTAAAAACCCTTCAATTGAACTGCTTGATTGTTCAAGCAGATACTTAAAATTTCGATAAATTTAAGTGTTTGCTTtgtgttttaaagttttgtCATTTACCGTCTTTTTGATTCCAAGGTCAGAGGCGATGACTTTATCAGCCAAAAATTTCTCGTGTTTCTTGAACTCTTTGGTTTTCTTGGTGACGTCATCGTACTGAATTGAAGCCTCCGCAATGAATTTCTGAACTTGCTCTTTGTTGTCCAGATTGATGCTCCTGGATAAcaacaattaataaataattctatataaatatattttttttttaaacagcagGCGGAAATATCGATTTTTATGGTACTAATAATTAAAGTATCTATTGgtcttcaaaaaatatttagacaataagttgaaaacttcaaatgcatcatttcataaacatttatttatcactGTAAACAACAATGAACTAAGTTTGCTCAATATACACTAATGAGTTTAAATGCCAGCCAGTGAACGGACACATTCTATTTTGAATACGATTAACAATACGGGGTCCACACAGACCTGTTCGGTATTGGGATTGatacatacccccccccctctctctctctctctctctctctctctctctctctctctctctctctctctctctgtgccaTTGTTGGGAATCCAAGACCAGTATAGCATGCAATACCGGCGATGGGTTTCGGACGATGACCAACTCTACGGTCTCATTCTGTCGCCGAATAACTGGCAATCAATTTCACACAAAATTGGACACGATCTTGAAATAAACATATAACAGGACAACACTAACTTGGTGGTTTTGTCCATCACTTTGGGGAACACACTGGAATCGATCCTCGGCTGCAGCGCCTTGGGCCAGCATTCCTTGGCCAGCTTGCCCACTGTCTTGCTGTCCATCTTGGAGGCATTCTTGGTCTGTGTCAGAGCAAACGCCTTCATCTTCTCTACCAGAGCATCGTAGTCGTAATCATCGGAGGAAGCCATCGTAGAAGTTTGAGGTAGGCTGAAATTCAGAAAAACCAGAAAATTGGCGTCCCAGCATtcgatataaaacaaaatatcttgagattaaaaaacaaatgataatgCTTACCCTTTAAATGCAGACTATAGACTACTGCGCTGCTATCCTAGACGTAGCTGTGCTGTCACCAGTGTAAACAAGGCGCCCGGATCTTCCCAGGGAATGGTTACGGGTTTGTGCTCCGCTCGATCGATCAATAGCGAGCTATTCGACGACGTTCTTTGGAGGAGAAAGGGCTTTAAATCAAGATTTCTCACCGGAATAAACATGTTCAATCCAGGTTATATAGGTAATAAGTAAACATGCCATACCGTTTAAACCCAAAATTTGGGGGATTATATGTTTCAAGATTATATAAAGGGGGAGCTAGAGACTCGGAGTTTGCAAAGAGCTGGAATTGTATGGAAGCAAAATCCATGTACAGGCATGGGCTGTATATAGACTGGACTGTGTGTTTTAatcaatgatatcaataatataacttatttatattcatatactTGTGTATATTATTGGGTTGGGAGTGTATTAGCAGATTAATAAGCTAAAAGTGGTCAAGTTATGTCGAGCATTTAAAAGTCAGGTCAGTTTGACCAAAATAACCATTTATAGGACACTTCGGTAAATTAAAGAGATGAAAATATTAAGAAGTGGGAGTTAATTTTTCTTCTTcgtttataatataaaataatccCTCTGAACAATACTGTACCAAtctgatatagaaattaatcaaaaatagCATTTGGGGTATACTTTTTCCCACAATTTTAAcagatttcataaaaataattttaaaaaagtgcgtGCAAATGTGTGCTCAATTCAACATACATTCGGGACAACCCTTTATCAAAAAGAAATCGACATGAAATGACACGAAACGACATGTAACCAAATGCGACGAAATGTGAAACTgaattattcatttcattttttactcaaaagaaatgaatttgaatgagtttaaaatttcaCATCAGTTATCAACGTGAACAGTGAATATCAGAACACTTTTTTTAAGCGTTAGCCTGATGAATACGCCCGATTACTCCCGAAAGATGCTACATGGGCGTACAGTACCAATGCTACTGTTTCTGGGGCTAAAGGGTTTtgatgaacaaaaaatatataactgttTAGTAATGAACATgtgttaaagtttttaaatggtAGGGAGAAGAAGCAGTCGTTAAAGTATATTCTATCGTTTTGTTTCGTTGTGTTTTTATTCGTTTGCGAATGTTTCTCCTAATACGTGCAGAAAATTGGCACCAATGCGACAAGGATTATATGACACAAACAACAAAACCAAAGTTGTTTGATTTGACCGATCTTATAAGTGCCGTGTTGTTGGTTGGTATCTTGGTAATTATCGGGCGTTGTctcaataaaaatacattcaggatcgtcattatttttaatttcttcattaCTCATTCAAGAATTCCGGGCTCTATATTGAAGTTTTccaaacaaatgtaaatataatttgtatCCGTGAAACTAATTCGCGACTGTCATTTGGACTAGAGATAGCATTCACAGCGTTTGCAGCGTGGCTTTAGCGATGATCTGCGGACATTGAATGCGATCTAAGCGTGTTTGCGAACTACTTTTCATGTCATGATATACGCATCTACTTAATCTCGTTAATTCGCCGTCAAGATGAAAGAGCATTGTGGATGAAACAAACGAATTGTGCTGTATcaatacaatattttacattaatttcacGCAGTTTGATGTGGAacttttgaataataattataacatgGTTATATAGTCCAGAAAGTCCTCTAcccaaattgtgaaattcacggCAACAGGGTCAGGCCCTATAGCGAGGCCAATGTGgccatatattgaaaatatattaatcttttaaaaatattttctcctcatatatattttagaaatactaaaggatagttatgatgtccatgaagtaTTTTACCTAAATAAAGAAATTCGCGGTCCCTGGGTCATGGGTTTAGGCTCTTCGGTGGGGGTCATTATGaacatgtattgatttaataatatttcttcTGTACTATCACAGTTGTGGGAGATAAAATCatacattgtaaaaatttgtttatcttgAAAACAACGTTATACGTGGTAATTGTCACATGGCAACATTGAATTACATATGCGTTCTATTTTAGGAATTGTATATTTGTAGAAATAAGCTGTATGCATTTTGTGTGCATTGTAAATGAAACTGTGAGTACTATATAAGATTGACTATTTAATGCCTGCAGGTCTTTTATTACCAAACTTTACCATTTTTGGCCCTTGGAGCTAAGGTATTTAAAATAGATAATCCGAAATTCATCCGACTCTTGAATCGCGACACAGCGCCCCTCCATATTTTcatgaatgaatatttttcaaacatcaaataataaaagcagGGTAACAGTCAGAGGATCGAGTCTCATATTAGAGTTTAGATTTCAAAATGAAggttaattaaaattcaaacatttgacATGTCAATCTAAGAACTATGGTATTAGGGTGACCGTCAAGGCCTGTGGGCCTCTAGTTATTAAACTGCCGTTTATACATAGAGTAACCGTAGTAATCGTATCAAATCTCAACAGTggtaaaaatttagaaagtaGAAAGTTTTTTGACGGCCAATGACGGGAAATTATAAAATTCTCTACGATCAAATATTAAATCGTCATCAGATCCCATTGCATCTTTACAAAGCACAACGTGTCGCATTTAGTCGTGTCCCCTAATGGTGACGATCTGGATCAACTTTGGAAAAGTTGCTGCGCTGCGTTCAGTTGCGAGGTTTTGAACAATGTGGTTACATATATTCGCCGGAGTCGAATCGTACAGTCAAGTTCCAATCGGGAATTCTATGTGGACAATTTTACCAGATCGTACATATTTTCGTATTTATAAACGGGCAATGAGATCGTGACAGACCGCGTCAGCTGAAATATTGCGATAAGTACCGTATCAAAGCTCAACAAACCGCCTTAGAAGAGCATTCGACTCGCATCACCTCGTATTCAAATCCGAAGGTTCCGCGATGAGCTACGATTTTTTCCAAACAGACGGGCAATTTAACTACGTTGCAACAAAATCAGTATTTCTCTGAACTACGATTCCAAGAACGTCTGTCACTACCGGTATGAGCTTTGTTGATTTTCACATTGATACTGATAACAATTCAGGCATACATAGTTTCACATCATAATCCATCATTTtgaattaatcataaaaattaCGAGAGGAATaattttattccttttattaAGCGAATTGGAAACTATTTTATAAGGAGGAGAAAAAGTAGACAAACTCCGAtgatctaaaaataaatatttcagattATTATCAGACAAAGTGTTATACAATGCATTATATACTAAAGAACGAAAGTTTGGCCCCAAGGTCGAGATATCGTACGTTGCCTTCCAACCTGATGATGCAAAATGTCAATAAGattatttgtcaaataaaacatttgtcgTTTTGTATCCTAGCACACTGACGTATATTAAGTTTTGTTCTGGGTCGATTTTATTCATTGGTCAGCTCCGAAATATCACTTATGAGTTATTCTTTGTTATGAGAATAATTGGAGATAAACCCGCACTGAGTTTAATTGAAGCATTGCCCTTTACAGcaatagaaatgtaaatacactGTGCTTGCTTTAAAGTCATTTATTTTGTATGAGGGTTGTAATATCCAGCGAACTCAAAATCAAACAATTCTATAAACCTTTCTGCACGAGTAAACTTGAGTAC
This portion of the Magallana gigas chromosome 7, xbMagGiga1.1, whole genome shotgun sequence genome encodes:
- the LOC105323555 gene encoding tubulin polymerization-promoting protein family member 3, with product MASSDDYDYDALVEKMKAFALTQTKNASKMDSKTVGKLAKECWPKALQPRIDSSVFPKVMDKTTKSINLDNKEQVQKFIAEASIQYDDVTKKTKEFKKHEKFLADKVIASDLGIKKTAISKTGGVDKMTDASKYTGAHKERFDDSGKGKGAAGRSDKAENTGYVGNYKGQGTFDKK